The following are from one region of the Vitis riparia cultivar Riparia Gloire de Montpellier isolate 1030 chromosome 14, EGFV_Vit.rip_1.0, whole genome shotgun sequence genome:
- the LOC117930935 gene encoding protein AUXIN RESPONSE 4 has translation MAIITEEIDENPRSKPTRETPKPTHKTPKPPPTSTSPNPFSFWFYFTLSVSLATFLFSSLPSLSPQDPKSWFLSLPTNLRHHYSKGRIIKVQTDAHHPPFEVFTVQEGAKSSENVVIVHGLGSSSYAFRNVIQYLGSRGVHAVGVDLPGSGFSDKSVLVEEMGDGGVLGRFSEVYSLIQEKGFFWAFDHLVETGQMPYEEIQIQVSKRKSVKVLELGPEEMGRVLGQVIDSLGLAPVHLVLHDSALGIYANWVSENSGVVRSVTLVDTMLGASALPLWPLGVPVVREVVLGFEFVFARLLNLCCVRKIPISDVEAHRVLLKGRDGARAVVGTGKKLNSSFDLQEWGDSEGLKGLPVQVLWSSGWSKEWSEGGRKVADALPHATFITHSGSRWPQEDAADELAENILRFVSSLPKSVRQVEEEPVPEHIQKMLDEAQGGDHHHHHHHHDHGAHGHAHDHSDGYMNAYGLGHGWAS, from the exons ATGGCGATCATAACTGAAGAAATCGACGAAAACCCTCGTTCTAAACCGACCCGCGAAACCCCTAAACCAACCCATAAAACCCCCAAACCACCCCCAACGTCAACCTCACCAAATCCATTCTCCTTCTGGTTTTACTTCACTCTCTCAGTTTCTCTTGCCACTTTCCTCTTCTCCTctcttccttctctctctccccaaGATCCCAAATCATGGTTCCTCTCTCTCCCCACCAACCTCCGCCACCACTACTCCAAGGGTCGAATCATCAAGGTCCAGACCGACGCACACCATCCCCCATTTGAAGTCTTCACGGTCCAAGAAGGCGCCAAATCATCTGAGAATGTAGTGATCGTTCACGGTTTGGGGTCTAGTTCGTATGCCTTTCGCAATGTTATCCAATATTTGGGGTCCAGAGGGGTTCATGCTGTTGGTGTTGATCTCCCTGGTTCTGGGTTTTCTGATAAATCGGTGTTGGTGGAGGAAATGGGAGATGGTGGGGTTTTAGGGAGGTTTTCGGAGGTTTATAGTCTTATTCAAGAAAAGGGCTTCTTTTGGGCTTTTGATCATCTTGTTGAAACTGGGCAGATGCCATATGAGGAAATTCAGATTCAGGTTTCCAAGAGAAAGAGTGTTAAAGTATTGGAATTGGGCCCTGAAGAAATGGGTAGGGTTTTGGGCCAGGTGATAGATTCACTGGGGTTGGCTCCAGTGCATCTTGTTCTGCATGATTCTGCATTAGGAATTTATGCGAACTGGGTTTCGGAGAATTCGGGTGTGGTGAGGAGTGTGACGCTTGTTGATACCATGCTAGGGGCCTCGGCTTTGCCACTATGGCCACTGGGCGTCCCAGTGGTTAGGGAGGTGGTACTTGGGTTTGAGTTTGTGTTTGCAAGGCTTCTCAACTTGTGTTGTGTGAGAAAGATTCCTATTTCAGATGTGGAGGCACATAGAGTTCTTTTGAAGGGTAGGGATGGAGCTAGAGCAGTTGTTGGAACAGGGAAGAAGTTGAATTCTAGCTTTGATTTGCAGGAATGGGGTGATTCGGAAGGGTTGAAAGGTTTGCCAGTGCAAGTGCTTTGGTCTAGTGGTTGGTCCAAAGAATGGAGTGAAGGGGGCCGGAAGGTTGCTGATGCGCTTCCACATGCTACATTCATCACTCATTCCGGTAGCAGATGGCCTCAG GAAGATGCAGCTGATGAGCTGGCTGAAAACATTCTTCGATTTGTGTCCTCATTACCAAAATCTGTCAGACAAGTTGAGGAAGAGCCTGTGCCCGAGCATATCCAGAAGATGCTCGATGAAGCCCAAGGCGGTGACcatcatcaccatcaccatcaccatgATCATGGTGCCCATGGTCATGCTCATGATCATTCAGACGGTTACATGAATGCATATGGGCTTGGTCATGGGTGGGCGAGTTGA
- the LOC117930334 gene encoding LOW QUALITY PROTEIN: F-box protein At1g55000 (The sequence of the model RefSeq protein was modified relative to this genomic sequence to represent the inferred CDS: inserted 1 base in 1 codon), producing MGCCGDEEEEFLKHLMPNFSETLTLGSTSQASTSGDSDAVISPMNSHFSALTCQDVLRGIFERLPVADLARASCVCRVWNLVASDRGIQVRAFKAPWKLKDVVGIPSSGSFWRDNSLGKFAISHRLVRGDSVXSLAVKYSVQVMDIKRLNNMMSDHGIYSRERLLIPVSKPDILINAICYIELDSYAKREVAVLYLEGGPNKKLNSLLNKVSSEQGRRRVIESLKRSMQIDDGTAQYYLSISNGDPRAAISEFSEDLRWERHAGLS from the exons ATGGGGTGTTGCGGCGATGAAGAAGAGGAATTCCTCAAACACCTCATGCCCAACTTCTCTGAAACCCTAACCTTAGGCTCCACCTCCCAAGCATCCACTTCCGGCGACTCCGACGCCGTCATTTCTCCTATGAACTCGCACTTCTCGGCCCTCACCTGCCAGGACGTCCTCAGGGGCATTTTCGAGAGGCTGCCGGTTGCCGATCTGGCTCGGGCGAGTTGCGTGTGCCGAGTCTGGAACTTGGTGGCCTCGGACAGAGGGATCCAGGTCCGAGCTTTTAAGGCTCCGTGGAAATTGAAGGACGTGGTTGGAATTCCGAGCTCCGGAAGCTTCTGGAGAGATAATAGTCTTGGAAAATTTGCAATCTCTCATCGGTTGGTGCGTGGTGACTCTG CTAGCCTTGCTGTGAAATACTCTGTTCAG GTTATGGACATAAAACGTTTAAACAACATGATGAGTGATCATGGCATATACTCGAGGGAGAGGTTACTGATCCCTGTAAGCAAACCAGACATTCTTATCAATGCCATCTGCTACATAGAGCTGGATTCCTATGCAAAAAGGGAAGTAGCTGTGCTGTATCTGGAAGGTGGGCCTAACAAAAAGCTCAACTCTTTGTTGAATAAGGTCTCCTCTGAGCAAGGCAGGAGAAGGGTAATTGAGTCCTTGAAGAGAAGCATGCAAATAGATGATGGAACTGCCCAATACTACTTGTCTATATCAAATGGTGACCCTCGAGCTGCAATCTCAGAATTCTCTGAAGACCTTAGGTGGGAAAGGCATGCGGGCCTGTCGtag